A single Argentina anserina chromosome 7, drPotAnse1.1, whole genome shotgun sequence DNA region contains:
- the LOC126801835 gene encoding laccase-6: protein MVKFSSSFPLWLSLLLIHGYNVLVKAQWPSEGPIRFYEFKVQNTRVAKVCTSKDMVTINGMFPGPVVYAQEDDRIIVKVTNETPYNTTIHWHGVRQKLSCWFDGPSYITQCPIQAGQSFTYDFTMVKQKGTFFWHAHVSWLRATVYGALIVYPKTGVPYPFKAPYEEHILILGEYWLQDVVELEHETAASGGPPTPANAFTINGHPGPNYNCSNNDVYQIDVVSGKTYMLRLVHAGLNVESFFAIANHNLTIVEADAEYTKPFTTDRVMLGPGQTMVVLVTADQPLGRYSMAMGPYISAKGVKFQNISSIAYFQYLGAVPNSFSLPAKLPSFNDNLAVKTVMDGLRSLTAPVNVPRKIDSELFVTIGLNVQKCHSKTPKKTCQGLNNGVMAASMNNISFVKPKVSVLEAYYKKINGYFTEDFPGVPRKFYDFVNGAPNSIPNNTEAVMNGTRALVLEYGSRVQLILQDTGTVTTENHPIHLHGYSFYVVGYGTGNYSPQNASFNLVDPPYMNTIGVPVGGWAAVRFVADNPGVWFMHCHLDIHQSWGLGTVLVVENGKGKLESLPHPPADLPRC from the exons ATGGTGAAATTTTCCTCTTCATTTCCCCTATGGCTAAGTTTATTGTTGATCCATGGTTACAATGTGCTTGTTAAGGCACAGTGGCCTAGTGAAGGACCAATCAGGTTCTATGAATTCAAG GTACAAAACACAAGAGTTGCTAAGGTTTGCACCAGCAAAGATATGGTGACTATCAATGGAATGTTCCCCGGGCCGGTTGTTTATGCTCAAGAAGATGATAGAATCATTGTCAAAGTAACCAACGAGACAccttacaacaccacaattcACTG GCATGGTGTGAGGCAAAAGCTGTCATGCTGGTTTGATGGACCTTCATATATCACACAATGTCCGATTCAAGCTGGCCAGAGTTTTACATATGACTTTACAATGGTGAAGCAGAAAGGCACCTTTTTCTGGCATGCTCATGTTTCATGGCTAAGGGCAACCGTCTATGGTGCCCTCATAGTTTATCCCAAAACCGGGGTTCCTTATCCATTCAAAGCGCCTTATGAAGAACACATCTTAATACTAG GGGAGTACTGGCTTCAAGATGTTGTAGAACTTGAGCATGAAACCGCAGCAAGTGGAGGACCTCCTACACCTGCAAATGCCTTTACGATCAATGGTCACCCAGGCCCCAATTACAATTGCTCTAACAATG atgTGTATCAAATTGATGTGGTATCTGGGAAGACATACATGCTAAGGCTAGTACATGCAGGCCTAAATGTAGAGAGTTTCTTTGCCATTGCTAATCACAATCTAACCATTGTTGAAGCTGATGCAGAGTACACAAAGCCCTTCACCACAGACCGTGTTATGCTCGGACCAGGCCAGACTATGGTAGTCCTGGTCACCGCCGATCAGCCCCTGGGAAGGTACTCGATGGCCATGGGACCTTACATATCAGCAAAGGGTGTCAAGTTCCAAAACATTTCATCCATTGCTTACTTCCAATACTTGGGGGCTGTACCTAATAGCTTCTCTTTACCCGCTAAGCTACCTAGCTTTAATGATAATCTTGCCGTCAAGACGGTAATGGATGGATTAAGAAGCCTAACTGCACCTGTGAATGTCCCCAGAAAGATTGACAGTGAGCTCTTTGTCACCATTGGGTTAAATGTTCAGAAGTGTCACTCCAAGACACCTAAGAAAACTTGCCAAGGCCTTAACAATGGGGTTATGGCAGCATCAATGAACAATATAAGTTTTGTGAAGCCTAAAGTTTCAGTGCTGGAAGCTTATTATAAGAAGATAAACGGGTATTTCACTGAGGACTTCCCTGGGGTACCCCGGAAGTTTTACGACTTTGTTAATGGAGCACCTAATAGTATCCCTAATAATACAGAGGCAGTCATGAATGGGACTAGGGCCTTGGTCCTTGAATATGGTAGTAGAGTGCAACTCATTTTGCAGGACACTGGAACTGTCACTACTGAGAACCACCCAATTCATCTTCATGGCTATAGCTTCTATGTAGTTGGGTATGGTACTGGGAACTACAGTCCCCAAAATGCCAGCTTCAACTTGGTGGATCCACCCTATATGAACACTATTGGAGTTCCGGTTGGTGGATGGGCTGCCGTTCGTTTCGTTGCTGACAATCCTG GGGTTTGGTTTATGCATTGTCACCTGGACATACACCAGTCATGGGGATTAGGAACAGTGCTTGTTGTAGAGAATGGAAAAGGAAAGCTTGAATCACTTCCACACCCTCCTGCAGACCTGCCTCGGTGTTAG
- the LOC126801851 gene encoding LOW QUALITY PROTEIN: pyridoxine/pyridoxamine 5'-phosphate oxidase 2 (The sequence of the model RefSeq protein was modified relative to this genomic sequence to represent the inferred CDS: substituted 1 base at 1 genomic stop codon), translating into MGTITAPVPWKQLLLGALESNAHLRHSSYFQLATIGSKGRPSNRTVVFRGFQEDSDRIQINTDCRNCKIEELKHCPFAEICWYFTDSWQQFRINGTVDIIDGSNPDQXKLQQTERSWFASSLRSRLQNLGPSPGLPNLSEQPSNEVPLNPSTGPVGAFCLLVLDPQQVDYLNLKSNQRLSLTSALSPNGEKSWTSERVNP; encoded by the exons ATGGGAACAATAACTGCACCAGTGCCATGGAAGCAGCTTCTTCTCGGTGCCTTGGAATCCAATGCCCACCTCAGGCACTCTTCCTACTTTCAGCTC GCAACAATCGGTTCCAAGGGCAGACCTTCAAATCGGACTGTGGTTTTCAG ggGGTTTCAAGAGGACAGTGATAGGATTCAGATAAACACTGATTGCAGAAATTGTAAG ATTGAGGAGCTAAAGCATTGTCCTTTTGCTGAG ATATGTTGGTACTTCACCGACTCTTGGCAGCAATTTCGGATCAATGGAACAGTTGACATCATTGATGGATCCAATCCTGATCAATAAAA GCTGCAGCAAACAGAAAGATCTTGGTTTGCCAGTTCTTTGAGATCAAGACTGCAGAATTTGGGACCCAGTCCAGGTCTTCCTAACTTAAGTGAACAGCCATCAAATGAAGTCCCTCTCAATCCTTCTACAGGCCCAGTTGGGGCATTCTGTTTGCTTGTTCTAGATCCACAGCAG GTTGATTACTTGAATCTGAAGAGTAACCAGAGGCTGTCATTGACATCCGCTTTAAGTCCCAATGGAGAAAAGAGTTGGACTTCAGAAAGGGTTAATCCTTAA
- the LOC126802553 gene encoding LOW QUALITY PROTEIN: lectin beta-1 and beta-2 chains-like (The sequence of the model RefSeq protein was modified relative to this genomic sequence to represent the inferred CDS: inserted 1 base in 1 codon; deleted 1 base in 1 codon; substituted 2 bases at 2 genomic stop codons): protein MSLISLITSCSHAALSVFTVMNFLSRFVHPIEFSIYQFNTDTENVLYEGDARPISGNVQLTSSTNLFRVGRCSYVQPLQIWDSATRSLVNFKTNFAFMIDTDNKNSYNDGFXIFFAPVGYPMPVNSAGGVLGLFNNNTCFDXQSEDQILIVEFDTYPNPWDRVESLVGININNIYSEVTASWNFSYKESRKVANVMITYNATMKDLQVAXAYEEDPVLHPDVTFTSSLSYQIKLRNVFPEWVTIGFSAATGSLMR from the exons ATGTCTCTTATTAGTCTTATAACTAGTTGCAGCCATGCAGCCCTTAGCGTCTTCACTGTCATGAATTTTCTGTCTCGGTTTGTTCATCCAATTGAGTTCAGTATATATCAATTCAACACTGACACAGAGAACGTACTCTATGAAGGTGATGCCAGACCTATATCTGGAAATGTTCAACTCACCTCATCTACGAATCTATTCCGTGTAGGGCGGTGTAGTTATGTACAACCTCTGCAAATTTGGGACTCCGCTACCAGGTCACTGGTAAACTTCAAGACTAATTTTGCTTTCATGATTGACACTGACAACAAAAACTCATATAATGATGGAT GCATTTTCTTTGCTCCTGTCGGCTATCCAATGCCAGTTAACTCTGCTGGTGGTGTTCTTGGATTGTTCAACAATAACACTTGCTTTGATTGACAGTCCGAAGACCAAATT CTCATAGTTGAGTTCGACACGTATCCAAACCCTTGGGATCGTGTTGAATCCCTTGTCGGAATCAATATCAATAACATCTACTCAGAAGTTACCGCCAGCTGGAATTTTAGCTACAAAGAATCAAGGAAGGTGGCCAATGTAATGATCACTTACAATGCTACAATGAAAGATCTCCAAGTCGCTTGAGCATATGAAGAAGATCCGGTGCTTCATCCCGATGTAACGTTCACTTCTTCCCTTTCTTACCAGATCAAGTTGAGAAACGTTTTCCCCGAATGGGTGACAATTGGTTTTTCAGCTGCTACTGGA TCCCTGATGAGATGA
- the LOC126801843 gene encoding transcription factor MYB13-like, which yields MGRAPCCSKVGLHRGPWTPREDTLLTKYIEAHGEGHWRSLPKKAGLLRCGKSCRLRWMNYLRPDIKRGNITPDEDDLIIRLHALLRNRWSLIAGRLPGRTDNEIKNYWNTHLSKRLMSEGTDPNTHQKLSKPPAPKVNKRKKKQNHKAKNKNNTEKRLPEKPKVHLPKPTRITSFVNLPRNDSLTTATTTVSSSQDLVLDHNNNLIPWSDFKEDEVVFSVGDGSSSDFECDQSRIIPNLAAAGDDNSLENIYEEYLQALLKTSDQDQNYQVELDSFAESLLI from the exons ATGGGAAGGGCTCCTTGTTGTTCAAAGGTTGGTTTGCACAGAGGTCCTTGGACTCCCAGAGAGGACACATTGCTCACAAAATATATTGAAGCTCATGGTGAAGGCCATTGGAGATCCTTGCCCAAAAAAGCAG GCCTCCTTAGGTGTGGGAAGAGTTGCAGGCTAAGATGGATGAACTACCTAAGGCCAGACATCAAGAGAGGAAACATTACTCCAGACGAAGATGACCTAATTATACGACTGCATGCACTTCTCAGAAACCGCTGGTCTCTCATAGCCGGTAGACTTCCGGGTCGAACCGATAACGAGATCAAGAACTACTGGAACACCCATCTCAGCAAAAGGCTCATGAGCGAAGGAACTGACCCGAACACGCACCAAAAACTATCCAAGCCTCCAGCCCCGAAGGTGaacaagaggaagaagaagcagaaccACAAagccaagaacaagaacaatacTGAAAAACGCTTGCCGGAAAAGCCTAAGGTCCATCTCCCGAAACCGACCAGGATCACATCCTTTGTTAACCTACCAAGAAACGATAGCTTAACCACAGCTACCACTACTGTATCTTCTAGTCAAGATCTCGTTCTGGATCATAATAACAATCTTATTCCTTGGTCTGATTTCAAGGAGGACGAGGTGGTCTTCTCTGTCGGTGATGGGTCGTCCTCAGATTTCGAGTGTGATCAGTCTCGAATAATACCTAATCTTGCAGCGGCTGGTGATGACAATTCTTTGGAAAATATTTACGAGGAGTATCTGCAGGCCCTCTTAAAGACGTCAGATCAAGATCAGAACTATCAAGTTGAGTTAGACTCGTTTGCTGAGTCACTGCTGATCTGA